A single Pseudomonas putida DNA region contains:
- a CDS encoding Bax inhibitor-1/YccA family protein, which yields MREQDYAVHHGQQAEQQEVSKVLRNTYSLLALTLAFSGVMAFVAQQMRVGYPNVFVVLIGFYGLFFLTAKLRDSVWGLVSTFALTGFMGFILGPILNRYLGMAGGAEVVSSAFAMTALVFGGLSAYVLITRKDMSFLSGFITAGFFVLLGAVVASFFFQISGLQLAISAGFVLFSSVCILFQTSAIIHGGERNYIMATISLYVSIYNLFISLLQLFGIMGRDD from the coding sequence ATGCGCGAACAGGATTATGCCGTACACCACGGCCAGCAGGCCGAGCAGCAGGAGGTCAGCAAGGTCCTGCGCAACACGTACAGCCTGCTGGCACTCACCCTCGCCTTCAGCGGTGTCATGGCCTTCGTCGCCCAGCAGATGCGTGTCGGTTACCCGAACGTGTTCGTCGTGCTGATCGGCTTCTACGGTCTGTTCTTCCTCACCGCCAAACTGCGTGATTCGGTCTGGGGCCTGGTGTCCACCTTTGCCCTCACCGGCTTCATGGGCTTCATTCTCGGCCCGATCCTCAACCGCTACCTGGGCATGGCCGGTGGCGCCGAGGTGGTCAGCTCGGCATTTGCCATGACCGCGCTGGTGTTCGGTGGTCTGTCGGCCTATGTGCTGATCACCCGCAAGGACATGAGCTTCCTCAGCGGCTTCATCACCGCTGGCTTCTTTGTTCTGCTGGGCGCGGTGGTTGCCAGCTTCTTCTTCCAGATCAGCGGCCTGCAACTGGCAATTAGCGCTGGCTTCGTGCTGTTCTCTTCGGTCTGCATTCTGTTCCAGACCAGCGCGATCATTCATGGGGGTGAGCGTAACTACATCATGGCGACCATCAGCCTGTATGTGTCGATCTACAACCTGTTCATCAGCTTGCTGCAGCTGTTTGGCATCATGGGTCGTGATGACTGA
- a CDS encoding Arm DNA-binding domain-containing protein gives MADGVEVRGNHIRVYFRYQGELCRETIPGSASAANLANAERLVGIINYEIEAGTFDYARHFPNSPRIKTNSLGHYIDLWLEIKRNQMAASGFAMYRSRTEKHIRPRWGAMQADRIDHLDIQHWVQSVLMPELHNKTVREIVSHLRQIFRLYRTRNRSAFDPTDGITISLPDADDPDPFTREEINAILTHPTERQQEINLSQYMIWSGPRVSEAIALAWEDVDLAAGTVEIRRARVAGQYKVTKTRRSTRKVKLLAPALCALQAQERFTRQLPAEVIQVVERDNRTIREQRVRFVFHNTATGEPYRSSDVLRHGWWIGHLEKAGVRQRGPNTCRHTFASQMLSSGLATPEWIADQMGHTSTAMIFRHYAKWISQDGPDVVGLLNQALKLS, from the coding sequence ATGGCAGATGGAGTCGAAGTACGCGGCAACCACATCCGCGTGTATTTCCGTTACCAAGGCGAACTGTGCAGGGAGACAATCCCCGGCAGCGCATCAGCCGCCAACCTGGCCAACGCCGAGCGCTTGGTCGGGATCATCAACTACGAGATCGAGGCCGGGACGTTCGACTACGCCCGCCATTTTCCCAACTCCCCCCGGATCAAGACCAATTCGCTGGGCCACTACATCGATCTCTGGCTTGAGATCAAACGTAACCAGATGGCGGCCAGCGGGTTCGCCATGTACCGCAGTCGTACCGAAAAGCACATCCGGCCGCGCTGGGGGGCGATGCAGGCTGACCGGATCGATCACCTGGACATTCAGCACTGGGTTCAGTCCGTACTGATGCCCGAGCTGCACAACAAGACCGTGCGGGAGATCGTCAGCCACCTGCGGCAGATCTTCCGGCTGTACCGCACTCGGAACCGTTCGGCGTTTGATCCCACCGACGGCATCACCATCTCACTGCCGGATGCTGATGATCCCGATCCATTCACCCGGGAGGAGATCAACGCGATTCTCACGCACCCAACCGAGCGGCAGCAGGAGATCAACCTGTCGCAGTACATGATCTGGTCCGGCCCACGGGTAAGCGAGGCTATTGCCTTGGCCTGGGAGGACGTCGACCTGGCCGCCGGCACCGTGGAGATCCGCCGCGCGCGAGTCGCCGGGCAATACAAAGTGACCAAGACACGCCGGTCAACGCGCAAGGTGAAGCTGCTCGCACCTGCCCTTTGTGCGCTGCAGGCGCAAGAGCGATTCACGAGGCAACTTCCGGCGGAAGTGATCCAGGTGGTAGAGCGGGACAACCGGACGATTCGTGAGCAGCGGGTTCGGTTTGTCTTCCACAACACTGCCACGGGTGAACCGTATCGATCCTCGGACGTGTTGCGGCATGGTTGGTGGATCGGCCACCTGGAGAAGGCCGGCGTTCGCCAGCGCGGTCCGAACACCTGCAGGCACACCTTCGCCAGCCAGATGCTGAGCAGCGGACTGGCCACGCCAGAGTGGATTGCGGATCAGATGGGGCACACCTCGACGGCCATGATCTTCAGGCACTATGCGAAGTGGATCAGCCAGGACGGCCCGGACGTGGTGGGATTGTTGAACCAGGCGCTCAAGTTGAGCTGA
- a CDS encoding DNA-binding protein — MHATYAPEQACQAARQRLEMQGVTAKDFAIQNGLHPSTVYAVLNGQKKCSRGEAHRAAVLLGIKNTEATS; from the coding sequence ATGCACGCCACCTACGCACCCGAGCAAGCGTGCCAGGCCGCTAGACAACGCCTGGAGATGCAAGGAGTCACTGCCAAGGATTTCGCCATCCAGAACGGCCTTCATCCCTCCACCGTCTACGCCGTGTTGAACGGCCAGAAGAAATGTTCACGCGGCGAAGCACACCGCGCCGCCGTGCTTCTCGGTATCAAGAACACCGAAGCCACAAGCTAG
- a CDS encoding helix-turn-helix domain-containing protein has translation MTIGDRLKEERSRLGLSQTDLAAVGGVGKTTQINYEKGSGSPDARYLAAAADRGVDILYVVTGVRRPAHADQLSPEGAELLHLAQKINGSDLAILVRMASAFAVANERA, from the coding sequence ATGACCATCGGCGATCGGCTGAAGGAAGAAAGGTCGCGCCTGGGCCTCAGTCAGACTGACTTGGCGGCGGTAGGTGGTGTGGGTAAAACCACACAGATCAACTATGAGAAGGGCTCGGGAAGCCCAGATGCGCGCTACCTCGCAGCAGCTGCTGATCGAGGGGTAGATATCCTGTACGTCGTTACGGGGGTGCGGCGGCCTGCCCATGCTGACCAACTGAGCCCGGAGGGAGCAGAACTGTTGCACTTAGCTCAGAAGATCAATGGCTCTGACTTGGCCATCTTGGTGCGTATGGCTTCGGCGTTTGCGGTGGCGAACGAGCGGGCTTGA
- a CDS encoding zinc ribbon domain-containing protein, whose protein sequence is MDGIVGLVSLVVFVGIWWWLVKLLRKSGRGFIVRHLLGCTAGWMASLLVAGIAVSTGIVGPKTAEVAGTTQAIKPGYEYEIVKDESREGRPRKVEVLLSRRLTDAELAEVSKKIRDDSDVGADKTYIGFRVRGQTFGSYWANASFEPQYQGNVIALSAADYETLTSRDLSNYQTAQGVWLRDGAMGHLMVLYTMNGKYFIDSVFADGGKNSDEYLAKRLPDGSLRLQTPNNDFSEYYVMSADGILRGWGENGVYMTLLPKSPTTNGEDSHKGT, encoded by the coding sequence ATGGATGGAATAGTTGGGTTGGTTTCGCTGGTTGTGTTCGTCGGGATCTGGTGGTGGCTTGTGAAGCTGCTGCGCAAGAGCGGACGCGGATTCATAGTCCGTCACTTACTCGGTTGCACGGCCGGTTGGATGGCATCACTGCTGGTGGCTGGCATTGCGGTGTCCACCGGGATCGTTGGGCCCAAAACGGCAGAAGTGGCCGGTACTACTCAGGCGATAAAGCCCGGGTACGAATACGAGATTGTGAAAGATGAATCTCGTGAAGGGCGGCCGCGGAAAGTCGAAGTACTGCTATCGCGACGGCTGACTGACGCGGAGTTAGCTGAGGTCTCGAAAAAGATTCGTGATGACTCTGATGTAGGTGCTGATAAGACGTACATCGGATTTCGTGTCCGTGGGCAGACATTTGGTAGCTATTGGGCGAATGCCAGCTTTGAGCCTCAGTACCAAGGCAATGTTATTGCGCTGAGTGCGGCGGATTATGAAACGCTCACGAGTCGGGATCTTTCCAACTATCAGACCGCCCAAGGTGTCTGGCTGCGGGATGGGGCCATGGGCCATCTGATGGTGCTCTATACCATGAACGGCAAGTACTTTATTGATTCGGTTTTTGCCGACGGCGGAAAGAATAGTGACGAATATCTGGCCAAGCGACTGCCAGATGGATCGCTCCGACTACAGACGCCAAATAACGATTTTAGTGAGTACTATGTTATGAGTGCTGACGGTATCTTGCGGGGCTGGGGGGAGAATGGTGTCTATATGACGCTGCTGCCGAAAAGTCCTACGACAAATGGCGAGGATTCCCACAAGGGAACTTAA